Proteins encoded in a region of the Methyloterricola oryzae genome:
- a CDS encoding EAL and HDOD domain-containing protein, whose protein sequence is MDASRDLALESIVGDNVSLIRLPAELLPCCEHVAWPRNRLVFALPESAIADPESARLIGELASQGVRIAVDNLTQSLSALQKEAGFISLCSMEAGATGGFSQLTAAPPPQRRPHFLVRALETADQYDYFQRLGFDFYEGSFFVHPRLIHGTEIPADRLSALKLLSYLQDPEVGIRQVEEMVSNDVTLSYKLLRLINSAYFGMPRQVESIKRAVVFFGLQRIKNWVSVALVNAIEFRPRELMNMALVRAKTCETIAQNLGREATESYHIAGLFSLLDAIMDAPMAYILEKLRLHDEINQALLHGAGPIGEVLQFTLALERGAFDEVGGKGITAQAAPLQCYIDAITYASEIGKQLR, encoded by the coding sequence GTGGATGCATCCAGAGACCTGGCGCTGGAATCCATCGTAGGGGACAACGTAAGCTTGATCCGTTTGCCTGCGGAACTCTTGCCCTGCTGCGAGCATGTGGCCTGGCCGCGCAACCGCCTGGTGTTTGCGCTGCCAGAGTCGGCAATCGCAGACCCGGAAAGCGCGAGGCTCATCGGCGAACTTGCGAGCCAGGGGGTGCGGATTGCGGTGGACAACCTGACCCAGAGTCTGAGTGCGCTGCAAAAAGAGGCCGGATTCATATCGCTGTGCAGCATGGAAGCGGGTGCGACAGGTGGCTTTAGCCAGCTCACAGCGGCGCCGCCACCGCAACGCAGGCCCCATTTTCTGGTTCGCGCATTGGAAACCGCCGACCAGTACGATTACTTCCAGCGGCTCGGTTTCGATTTCTACGAAGGCTCGTTTTTCGTGCATCCGCGGCTGATCCACGGGACCGAAATTCCCGCCGACCGGCTATCCGCGCTCAAACTTCTTAGCTATCTGCAAGACCCTGAGGTGGGGATCAGGCAGGTCGAGGAGATGGTCAGTAACGACGTCACCCTCAGCTACAAGTTGCTGCGCCTGATCAATTCAGCCTACTTCGGCATGCCCCGGCAAGTCGAGTCCATCAAGCGTGCCGTCGTCTTCTTCGGTCTGCAGCGCATCAAGAATTGGGTGAGCGTGGCCCTGGTCAATGCCATCGAGTTTAGGCCGCGAGAATTGATGAACATGGCGCTGGTACGGGCCAAGACCTGCGAGACGATAGCCCAGAACCTGGGGCGCGAAGCCACGGAGTCCTACCACATTGCCGGCCTTTTCTCGCTGCTGGACGCCATCATGGACGCGCCCATGGCCTACATTCTGGAAAAGCTGCGCCTGCACGACGAGATCAATCAGGCCTTGCTGCACGGGGCGGGCCCCATCGGTGAAGTGCTACAGTTTACGCTGGCTCTCGAGCGGGGCGCTTTTGATGAAGTGGGCGGTAAAGGCATAACCGCGCAAGCCGCCCCATTACAATGCTATATCGACGCGATCACCTACGCCTCGGAGATTGGCAAGCAACTGCGCTGA